Within the Enoplosus armatus isolate fEnoArm2 chromosome 9, fEnoArm2.hap1, whole genome shotgun sequence genome, the region TGCTGTTGAACGCACATTGAGAGTGACTCAGATCAGCAATTAATCTCATCACATTACTTCTCAGCTCTGAGTGTCACACTTCacctcccctcctttttttgacatatttgaATTCCCCATTATTTCCACTGCTGAAGCCTCCCCATAACCAGACTGCAAGATGACGTCATGTCACCCCTCTTTTGCCCTGTGCTCCTGTCAGACAGATGAAGGCAGTGggacatccacacacacacacacacacacacaataactaCAGAGTCCTTGCTTgaaatgcagcattttaatgaacattataaaattgtatttgaaaatcgcccctccctcccctcccctccatcccaAGTTGTATTTTCCTTTGTACATTTGGTAGGAATAAGGCAAAAAAGTAGTCTCTTGAAATAGCAATTAACATCAATTAATAATCACCATGTCATGTATAAATATTACTAAAATCGGGGCTGTTGCTACAGTGAGGATGGTcctctccatgtgtgtgttagcgtCAGCCTGAGgacgacagcagcagcagcagcagcagcagccgggcCTTCCTCCAGCATGGATCAGACAAtccagcccccccccaaaaaataaaatcaaaacaacataaagaagcaccccccccccccaccacagtGGGATGGGATGCTTCTACTTCACACTTTTTAATCACCACCTGCCGTTAGAAACAGAAGAACAGGCCATAGGTGAAACACAAAAGtggatttttttcaattttttttttgttggttttgcttCCAGTTCAAAAATGAGACAATTCAAAAACAGCCTATGCCCCCCTATATATGGAGATCAGAGTGAATATAGGATGAAACAAAAATGATTAACTGTAATGAGTGTACGGTTGGGTAGTGTGCATGTCTCCTTATGAAATGATTCACTCCCTGTGTATTTCAGAGCGGAGGGCCGGGCTTGAATCAAGGCAGACAAGAGGAGTGGTCGACtgaacagagggagaagaggacacacggcaggaaaaaaacaaaacaaacatccatcGAGGAAAGGCAGGAAAACAATGCAAATTCTTTTCATGAAATCTTATCCAAAGctaaaaaatgttctttttcataAAAGCTGTTAAAACTCTATAaaatcaagtcttttttttcatcacaaatcaaattaaaaccaaaacaaatgtagttgtaaaaacattcattaataCAAGGCCATTTTGAGTCGGGGGTTagtgttcagtgtgtgatttACAGTGCTTGTATGACCACTGGCAGCCATTTTCAAGAAACAACCCccctgattattattattatcatcattatcatcatcatcatcatcatcagtcttTTGCAGAAAGCTGTATGctttttgtattattacatTAGAAAGTGCCATGTACGCTGGCGCTGTGCTTAAACCTTAAACCTCCTGTGAAGACTTGCTGCTGCGGCTAAATGTGGGTGCTAGACATGAGAtagagaaatgaaacaaacaaaaaaaaaaaaaaaaaaaacacatcggAGCCAATGACAGACTCCGAACCCGTGACTGGTGAGTGGTGAGTGCAATTCTGTGTCAACAGCATGTAAGTCTCTCAAGTcccacatttctttaaaaaagaaaagaacaaaaaacaaacaggaaatcgCCCCTGATTGGCTCACAATTACCCCATGTGGCACGATGGTCATTTCCTGTAAACATTTCTCCAAATGTTTATAAAAACACCCtcccatttaaaacacaaaaatatatagaaatttatttttacatggacatatatatatatatatattactaaaGGCCTTAAAATATTTTCCATTCTGCTCCTTGAAAGTCACAGTTCCCTTCAGTGGATATTTAGCCTTAGACGGACCTGGAAGGAAACACAAGAGATGTTTTAATACTACAACATTTACTCACAGCAACATTAttgactgaaacaaaacagcaaaacaaaaggccTGCACTTGCTTACCATGCCAAGTCTTAGTACCAAGTTTTAGTCCTGCTTTATCGGGCTCCGTTCTTTCTTAGGCACCAGCGCCTTACGGAGGTATGGCATGATTAAAAAGGCTACGAGGAAGAATACGTGACCGCAGAAATAGATGGACGAAtacacctgaaaaacaaaaggtgaCAGAACAGTTGAATCAAAATCTCTGAATTAAAGTCTGCTATGTCAAACTGAGGGTCTAAGCATAAAGGGTGTTGTAagttgtacagattgtaaagcccagaggcaaatttgtgattttggatgAATAAAATTGACTGTCATGATATATCATTATAGTATTATATCATGAGAAacagctgtgcagtgttttggtatCTGATTAGCCTTCAAACCCGTGGATCTATTTCACTGAAGCAACTTGCAAGCACCACTTAAACGCACACGATCATAAATGTTGGCAACATCCTGTTTCACAAATTGTCGCTCGCAAAATGCAGATACATCAGTGGTTCCTAAAGGGCTCTTGCATGCTGTGAGTTGTTTATTTGGATTAgttaaacatgtcaaaatgggAGAGAAGACAATGATCTCATATTGCAAATCACAGACCCTTGATTGTATTTCAACATGCCCCCACTCCTTTGGGGCAGGGGGGTTTCAGAGAGTTGTGAGTTACCTTCAGCCATTTGTCATAGGTGAAGAGGCAGAATGGCACGAGGGGGTAGCCCATGAAGAGCCAGTGGATAAACTGCTGGACTACATAGATGAGAGGGTAGAGCGCGCTGTTGGCCAGCTTCGTCAGCAAGGGACTGTCCCTCACCAGAGCCAGggcctgtcacacacacacacacacacacaataatgatTATAGTAATACAATAAAAGAATGGTTATATAATAAACTGATGCCAAATTGTGactgtatatttttttcattcagcagcaTTTGATCAACAGTGAAATGCTATTTAAGGAAACAATGGGTTTATATAATGCACACATAGCTTTTACTGAGAAATaagaataacaaaacaacacatttaccACCTACTGCAATAAATACCCAGATGGTTTGAGGTTCCTGCAGTTAATTATCTTTAGGTTACCCATCTCCACATGTTGCCCTGTGTCTGTAGTATACCTGTCTCTCtacagtgatgatgaagaacTCCATGGAGAAGCACAGGATGTATCCGGAGTGAAGACCATGCCAAATCGTCAGAAAGAAGAGTGTGGTCACATGAGAGAGGGACTTATTGCCCAGGAACTTCAACCGCTTGAAGacatgtcttaaaaaaagaagagagaacaaGTCAAGAGGGATGGATCATCTCTTTTTGACTAACAATCTGGAAAAGGGCAGTCAGAAATGCTTAATGCTTCAGCTATCACTGCCTACATGGCAAGCACTCACTTACCTGGAAGTTGTTGTTGCATAGCAACTGAGgttatattaaaacatttcaacaactttGCATCCTCTACAAGGGTACTCGCCATTCAAGGCTGGCTCGGACTCTGTGTTATAATATCCTAGACAAGCgcacacacattgtgttttcaAAGCAGAGTTTCGGTTTTTCTTACAGCACACTGGTGACAAGCTGCAGAGAGCAGGGTCAGAAAAATAAGTACATGACGTACTACCGTTTAAAAGCCTTGCTCAAGGCCTTTGAGGCATCAGTATTCTTCAAACAAAATGcttgtcagacacacacaccttctgacGTCAAATATGGGGGAACcatttttgtaactttccaaaactgaAAATCTGACAAGCACACTCTCTTATCGCAGTGAGGTGAGAAACTATGCTGGATTTTAACTTCTCCCTCAAgctcctttttttcttgcttcacacaactacttctgCCAATTTTGGTGAGTACAAGCGAGTGCGACCCTATGAACGCCTTTGATTCTGGATTTGCGTCTCTATTACGGCTGACCTTTCACCCCGCCTTTGAATGTGGCCATTTGGAACACATATAAACTGTGTTTCAGATGGCACTTAATACAAAGTAGTTTGTTTGAAGCACACTAACCCCTTAAGGAGCTTCTCCATATATCAAACATTGTCCTCATGCTAATTAGGCTAGCCTCTCTGATTCACACTGGTACTGTATGTCGTATGAATTTAAATGCCTCACAAAAAGCTTGCATCCAGCCGGTCTTCCAATAGAAGCcttaaaaaaattataatatCAAACTTAACCCATTTAATGCTAAACTGCTTAAGTGTGTGCTGAGAGAATCATAACTCAGAAGTGGTGCATATGTGACTATAAATAGACTTTTCTTTGTAGGTCAAACAATGAGAGCATTTTAAGTGTCAAGTGTGTATTTTATCTTGATGGGCATGAAAGCTCTCCATCGACTGGCTATAATCTCACCTTTAAGTGAAGTTCTAATAGCTTATTAGTTTCTCgatttaatttttatttccattttggaAAGGTCCATTTTCCCTGTCTCTTGCAGTTTTGGATAATAGAAAGTAAGCTTAGGTAGCTAAGGCATTCAGCTGAAATGGGCCATGTAATGAACGGTATGTTCAATAAATTGCTTTGCTCACTGTGGTCATTATCAAACAATgccacatgctgctgctggaaaactgCAAACTTTCATACCCCTCTCAGCGTGTCCACTCCCACCCTTTCATGATTCTTCTGGTGTTAAAACAAACTGGGAAGTGAGGCCATGGCATGTGATATATTGAACTGTTATCATCTaagtaaatatttaactttttacagcaccactttgaaaacaaactaGAGAACGTAACAGATTTCAGACTCGACACTGACCTGGCAGCCCAGGCGTTGGTGTTGATGTTGAAGGAAGAAATGGTTCCTCCAAAAAGCGGCGTGGTTTCAAAGAGCCACACCTTCATATTGGCACAGGCGTCCCAGTGGTGCTTACCGTCCACAACACCATTGTAGCCCAGTCCAGATAATATACATACACCCTCctgtaacacacaaaacacacatcatttttatcatttgcTCATGTAAGATCATACCATGAAGCACAGGAACCTGATAAACTGGGACTGTACCAATTACTCTGGGCTGATCAGCGTGTACCATAAAGAAATGtattcatgcatgtgtgagtcaAAGGTATGAAAAGGGTGGTGTTTTACTGCTACTGTTCTGTCACAGTAGGTGTTCAGCTaggtactgtatgtaaatgaagCTTCATATAAATTAGGTTTATTTTGGGATTCACATCAGTAGGCTGTTTGCCGATTGCCATCAAGGCACAACTCCACTTTTCACGCACATATTTGCAGATCAAGAGGCTACTTACCGCTATAACCCAACAGCTGACGTATTTATACAAAATGACTTTAGCCCAAAGCAGTATAAACACGCAGCGATACCAGAAGGGCTGAGCCTGTGGAAAggaaagttttacattttagacaattaaaaaaatacatcctgaaacactgaaaaaacgTAAGCACACACTGTGCTCTTGTTGAACATATTGTCGTTCTCACCTCATACTCATCTGTTAGGTAGTAGCTGTCTGAGTAATAGGGACTAAATATTGCATATATCACCAGGCAGAGAAAACCCAGCGCGAACCTCTTCATAGCCGGTATAACACtggaagagaaagacacaagATGAGGATGTGAGAGGGGAAGGTAATAATGTTAACTGCAGGGCTGTGACGCTGCACAAGTGGCTTATCGTACAGAGATATAATAAAAAGCTGCCTTCCagctcatttttcttttcatcacttGTCATTTTCTCACTCTTTTACCTGTTCGGAGGCTTTCCGGGGCAGTCGGTGAGCTCCCCTGCCACCAGCCTCTGGTAGCTGCGCAGTGTAAACTGGGGCCCCACCAGGAAGCCACCATAGAAGTAGGAAAAGCCGCACACCTCGAGCAGAGAGGGCACCGACGGGAGGGCTGCGTTCCTCTGTTCTGAACTCAGCTGGGACTGGGGTATGAGATGAGAGGATGTGAGAAGAGGAATATGATGAAAAATAAGAGAGAAGGAGAATATgaaagagggatgaagggagtGGAGGAAGAGAACAAAAGGGGGGCAGAGAAGTCATTTTAAAAGCCCGTTGATGAGCTCAGGATGTATCTAGTTATAAAAGGATTCATTTAGAATTTGACCACAATCTAGACTGACCACAAGCTCAATACGACTGCACTTAATACATTTAACTGCAGGCTGTAATCTGTGTACGGAGGAGGGACCCGTGGCATTAACTGAAACACTTAGGAGACAGTGATAATATCAACCAGATGAGAGCAGATTTGTACACgtttaaacagttaaaacagaATGGAAAGCACAGCATAAACACTcattagaataaaaatgaaataaaacagaaaagtacAGCTGTCACAGACACAGATATGCTAGCTGTACTGAAAAGGAACCAAGCACAAGaaagggaaaaaggaaaagctgCTCAACAGACAAAACGAGCTTTAAACTGATAAAGGGAAGCCAGGGACACAACAATGATTGACATACACCTTAATGAGGCTGGGGCATGATTGTTAATATATTTGATAGCACATTTGTTTGATCACTCATAGTGTCATATGTGCTGCAAATCAATGAGTCTAACTGCTTTCGGTGATATTGGATTTCCAATGTTTTTGTATCAACGTGATAAAGTAACATCATTTTTAGGAATCCAGTATTGGGTTCTGTATCTGGTTACAGTTTCTCAATTGAATTCCGTAAAGATTTACTGATGTTGCGATACATTACTACATATACCGTGACGGACGATTTTATCCGTATCACCCACCCCCATTTTAAACCTCTTTGCCCTTTGTTGCGTcctgtttttccctctgttcTATATCATCTTCTCCTTTAACAGGCAAACAGAGAGCGCCGTAGCTGACTGAGGCGACACATAGAGGAAAGGAGGCGGAGGAAAGGGTCAGGCCAGCTCCTCACCAGCACAAAGCCCTTCTGTTATGTTATTTGTCTGCAGTTATTTCACTATTGCTTTGGGTTGCTAGTAGTCATATTTTCAGTCTCATTTGGttgatttcatttcacactATTTTAGAAGTTTAGTGTGAAGATCTGTGTCCAGTGGCCTGATCTTTCTTTTGAGCTTGCATGGGGTGTCAACCGACCTTCTTCTGAGTTGTTTGCTTTGCATTAAAGCACTGGTCGGAGTAACTTTGTGGTGGTGTCTAATATGTTACGGTCACTGTTTGAAACAAGAAAATGCTCCCACACACTGTCCATTTATGGTAATAACTACACCACCATAGTTATTCACTTATTCTCCTACACATCTGCttgaatatatgtgtgtagagctgaaatgattagtctaTTTATTGATCGttaatggacagaaaattaaatctGCAACAATTGATAGATGATTTAAgtattttttcaagcaaaaatgccaaatatctctggttccagtttctccaATGTGAAAACCTGcagctgttctttgttttgtatgacagtaaatatctttgagttttgaatGGTGGTccgacaaaacaaacaatctgacATACGTCAATTGCGCCCTGCGTTCTGGGAAATTGTAATGAGCACTTTCCactatttataatattttacagacCAAAAAATGTATTGCTTAATTCAGAAAATAGTtagctgattaatcaataatccTGTGGTCTTTGTTTGAGccattgttgtgttgttgaggACTCAATATTTACACTGCATTTACTTATTACCTACTCTTCACTCTTGTTTTTAGTATCTGACTGTTCCAGCTTCTTGCTGTGCATTTGTACACAGCAATCATCTACTTGTTGGTGGTGAAAACTAACGAATATTCTATTAATTTATAAACCTTATCTACCTCTCTTTCACACAcgacagaatgaaaaaaaaaaaaaagaagtgagacATGACATTTACAGGAACTAACAGAGATAAACAATGAGCAAAACTCAAACAAAGAACATTCCAAGACAGACGACATCAACATATTGATCAAGCAGGCAAAAGCAAGAGGAGATCAACCAACTCACTGGTTCCTTCCCGCCGTCATAGTAATCAAATGTCAAACCTGTAATCAGAAAATGCAACTGGTGTCAGAGTCTATGTTAGGGTGACTAATGCTGTCATGATCATTTGAATGGACACCTTAAGGCATGCAAAGGCCATGTCAGCAGTTTATCAGTGTGTTAATCGTTCACTACAGTACAGAGGGAGattgcaacaacagcaacacgaAGTTATCAAATCAAtcacaatgacaaaacatcTGCTTTCATGAAACAATAGGGTTTGTCGAGCAGAGGAGTGCAAGGACAGCCTGTAGTCAACTCACCGACAAGTTTGAGCGTGAGGACACAATGAGGCATGGTCCACTTGATGTCATACTCCTCCGTCGCTGTGTAGTAATACCCTGCCAGCAGGTATACCTACAGGGAGACCAAATGAGAGGGTTGAAAGGCAAACACACCCAGCAAGCAAACCTCTGCATTACCAAATATCTTCAAGCAGATGTTTATTGAGGTTCTACGTGACAGATAAATTAATcgccaaaacaaaaacacaggaagtgtgctgtaaaaaagaaaaagaaaatctgaagtGGGCATATTTAACTTGGTTTCATTGCTGCATTTCTTAAAATGTGAGCAATAAATGCAAGAGCATGCAAAAATAAAGGCTCCCGCATTCCCACAGGATGCATGTGACTACATCATAAGATTACTGGCCTTGGTTATAAGTGGGCCTTTTAAAACATGGGACAAACAGGCATTAACAAGGAAATTAAAAGATCTCAGAATGCAGATGCACaaatcagatattaaactgtgCAGACAAACTGGCGGGCACTGCAGTAAAAGTCTGACAGCGGACAAAGGGGAGCTAATGCTATAAAGTAAACCTGGACGCatggaaaagggaaaaggaaacaCCGGGACACCTCACCATTTGAAAGGTAAAGCTGCTCAGGACAGTTGTTACCGTCcttcccatgagcctcagcaTCAGGAATTGGACAAGGATGCATACTGCAGAGTGATAGATCTGAGAGCCTGGGAAAGACACAGAGGGGTATGATGGTGAGTGCAGTCGAGTGCGACCTGTAGGACTGGACATGACAACAGCATTTTTCCTCCACAGTTCAGTAttggcagagatggagaaaggacAACAAGGCAAATCCATGATACACATCCAACTTGAAATGAGCTGCCAAAGAGGAGTTGGAGGAAAACGTATTCCATAAGGAGAGAGATAAAAGTAACAGACCTGCTGTAACATCCGAGTGCAGCCGCAACAGAATAAAGAGAAAGATCAATGTTAGCAGTTTGTGTTCACTCCAGCATGCCACGCTCCCCCATGAGGAAGCTCCTGCCATTCATCCTTTCTTCCTATCTAGACGTCTTACCCTTGTTGTCACATTGGCAATTTAGAAATATAAGTTTACTGTAGAGGTGAAACTATTAGTCGtttaatagattaattgattgacaGGAAATTAATCCATCAATGCTGTAATTTTTAAGTGAAACCATCAAAAATTCAGAGGTCTCGGTTTTCGAGCGTGAATATTTGCTTATTTAATTGGCAAATGAATTGGTTAATTGTTTTTGTCTATGAAATACCTGGAAAAGGTGAAATATGCCCAACGGAAATctattcaaatgtcttgttttattcaaccaacagtccaaaattcAAATATTCACCTTTAAGAAGGTGGAGCGTGCAAACGTTTTGTAATTTTcgcttgaaaaatgaatggttaacctttgcagctctacattAAATATCTTTGTTTGGGCAACTAATCGATTAAGTGAGAAAAGAATTGTGATGATGATTAAGTGACGATGAAAATGCAGCCCTTAATGTACTCAATGTGCTGTATATTAAGCCGTGCAGGAAGAGTCTGGGCTACATGGAGAACTAACATTTAGATATAAATTTACAGTAGTCAAACCTGCTGGCTTAGTCTGTTAAAGAGCACCACATTTACTTCCTTGTCAACCCAGAAATTACTCAACAATAGCTGATGATTCATCTGCATGAAAAAGACTCCCTCGGCCAGTGTTCCACACTAAAAGGGTCAAAAGTGCTTTCTATCCACTGTTTCTTCtacagtttttctttaaatatgtaATTCAAAGATGAATTATATTCTGCTGCTTCTGGGATCACATTTAGTTTGCACATATatcacacatttttcacttgtCGATCCAAAGCAATCCATGAACAatcaattcaaaacaaaaacatctatgTATTTGTAGAAATGAGTTTGAACTGGTGGTGGTTTAAGTTTAGACTTGACACATGACTTGGAAATACTTAACTCTCCTCAAGCCCGAAGACTAAAAAGTTATTCCAAAAAAGTGTACAGAAATTTGTTCATTTTCCTGAGCACAGATACACAAAAAGAGGATGATACCTCGAACAGCATcatacaaaacattcagctgaGAAATTACAATGCTTATTTGAAGTAATAAATATCTTTTTTGCATTCTTTCTTTAAATGTACGCACAATGACACAAAGTTTAGGACCTGGAATTGACTTGGGACTTGACTCTGGACTTCATAGCCAAGACTTGAGACTTCCTTGTAACTTGCGAAACATTGACTTTATCCCACCTCTGGCAGGTAAATATACTAAGCTTGGCTTCAAGAGATTCAGGGTGTTTAGCTGGTGCTAACATACAATGTAAACATTGTATAAGTGTAAACAGGATAAATAAGTGACTCTGTGGACTTTCTGACAACTAGCAGTGCTACggagctgtttttttaatgagtcCCTTAATgagtccctgttttgtttgtctcgtgcgcacacacacaaagaaacacagtaatGTGCCGCAATGCAGAattcaaactgttaaaaaaaaaactctcgCTTTCCAAATGCTTCATGAGTaagaaaatgcattcaacatgtttgttacaCCTCagggatacacacaatgcattctGGTAAGTATTGGTGAATTTACACATAACTTACTAAACACTAACAAAACTCAACAGGAAAGTTTAAAAGAAAGCCTGCTGAATATCTTAACAAACTCAATGAGTAATCATTTACAGCTGAATAATAACAAAGGTCCTTaatctccctcttcatctcaCCAAAGTTGAATGCTGCTAGTGCCAGTCCAGAGAACGTGTGGAACAAGTGTATAACTGTGGCAGGCTGGTAGAACAAGAACCGCCGGTACACCAGAGCACAGGGATACCctgcaggagagacagagataaatacaaataaactgtTAATGGAGCTACAGTACGTGTCTTCATATCAGCTAAGTGAGCCATTGTTGACACCTCCTGATATTAACAACACTGACCTTGTGGTAAAAACGTATTGGAACACAAACAGTGGCACATTAGTATCATTGGTACATATGTGTTGCTACAAATCTGGCATCTCAAGGAGAAAGATAACTGCCCCGAGTAGGACTACAGAGAGGACAAACACT harbors:
- the lpcat3 gene encoding lysophospholipid acyltransferase 5, with protein sequence MAAPLLENLSESLGSPEPAVRLILSILIGYPCALVYRRFLFYQPATVIHLFHTFSGLALAAFNFGSQIYHSAVCILVQFLMLRLMGRTVTTVLSSFTFQMVYLLAGYYYTATEEYDIKWTMPHCVLTLKLVGLTFDYYDGGKEPSQLSSEQRNAALPSVPSLLEVCGFSYFYGGFLVGPQFTLRSYQRLVAGELTDCPGKPPNSVIPAMKRFALGFLCLVIYAIFSPYYSDSYYLTDEYEAQPFWYRCVFILLWAKVILYKYVSCWVIAEGVCILSGLGYNGVVDGKHHWDACANMKVWLFETTPLFGGTISSFNINTNAWAARHVFKRLKFLGNKSLSHVTTLFFLTIWHGLHSGYILCFSMEFFIITVERQALALVRDSPLLTKLANSALYPLIYVVQQFIHWLFMGYPLVPFCLFTYDKWLKVYSSIYFCGHVFFLVAFLIMPYLRKALVPKKERSPIKQD